In one Plasmodium falciparum 3D7 genome assembly, chromosome: 14 genomic region, the following are encoded:
- a CDS encoding serine palmitoyltransferase, putative, translated as MHLKGLMDYNYFLGLEVLQNFDIVNYLIAGIVLLALILAVFNEDASAGSPRLSWVLGEFLPIQHSIFALNSNVEKKLFRKRSSKIYTFITCLYNLFVELRNSITEGNFIMLVKGWFLKVLNKIILYKNLLLLKYRSQSKRHLFYMLVKKKYNLPIQKEENEMQSYLDAKRELIRLNRWSFMWRVSNVKNEFLLCEKRKARPISSYSYLDFIREPLVQNNAIQAAMEWSTGNHGPRMLGGNSQILRDLEKVVGNFFGRNDSILAVCGFLACMSGIVAVATHEDIILYDSRTHACVKMGIQICGAKAYSFKHNDYNHLEVLLIKYRYKYRNCWVCIESVYSMDGDIPHLPTFKKLCIQHKAKLYVDEAHGLGVLGKTGRGIEEHFNMPGTADIIVGTFSKSIGGVGGYIVASDEVIEFLDFHCIGNVFSAPLPAYCAGGALKAFELIDTQPWRIQKLKFNTKYLRNGLKTGMGHWPKDYPESYKYIIEGDDATSVIPVIFPNDPDRLFKICNLLLKMNWMISAVVYPACPLKYPRFRVTATSAYTIEYMNEFISDIVRATVRVKPSPLDTQLII; from the coding sequence atgcaTTTAAAGGGACTAATGGATTATAACTATTTTTTAGGTTTAGAAGTTTTACAAAATTTTGATATTGTTAATTACCTTATAGCAGGTATTGTGTTATTAGCTCTTATACTTGCGGTTTTTAATGAAGACGCTTCAGCAGGATCTCCAAGATTATCTTGGGTATTAGGAGAATTTCTACCTATACAACATTCCATATTTGCTTTAAATTCTAATGTAGAAAAGAAACTGTTTCGAAAAAGGAGTAgtaaaatatacacatttataacatgtttatataatttatttgtagAATTAAGAAATTCAATAACAGAAggtaattttattatgttagtTAAAGGTTGGTTTTTAAAAGtattgaataaaataatattatataaaaatttgttGCTATTAAAATATCGATCACAATCCAAAAGGCATTTATTTTACATGttagttaaaaaaaaatataatttaccTATTCAAAAGGAGGAAAATGAAATGCAAAGTTATTTAGATGCAAAAAGAGAATTGATTCGTTTAAATCGATGGTCTTTTATGTGGAGAGTCTCAAATGTGAAAAATGAATTTCTTCTATGTGAGAAAAGAAAAGCTAGGCCTATATCATCTTATTCTTACTTAGATTTTATAAGAGAACCTTTAGTACAAAATAATGCAATACAAGCTGCTATGGAATGGTCTACTGGAAATCATGGTCCTAGAATGTTAGGAGGAAATAGTCAGATATTAAGAGACTTAGAAAAAGTTGTAGGAAACTTTTTTGGTAGAAATGATTCTATTTTGGCTGTTTGCGGATTTTTAGCTTGTATGTCTGGAATAGTTGCAGTAGCAACACATgaagatattatattatatgacaGCAGGACACATGCATGTGTAAAAATGGGAATACAAATATGTGGAGCTAAAGCATATTCGTTTAAacataatgattataatcatttagaagtattattaataaaatatcgatataaatatagaaattGCTGGGTATGTATCGAATCTGTATATTCAATGGATGGTGATATACCACATTTACCAACattcaaaaaattatgtatacaACATAAAGCAAAATTATATGTAGATGAAGCACATGGTTTGGGTGTTTTAGGAAAAACAGGAAGAGGAATAGAAGAACATTTTAATATGCCAGGTACAGCTGATATTATTGTAGGAACATTTAGTAAATCTATTGGTGGTGTCGGTGGATATATTGTAGCATCAGATGAAGTAATTGAATTTTTAGATTTTCATTGTATTGGTAATGTTTTTTCAGCACCTTTACCAGCTTATTGTGCCGGAGGTGCATTAAAAGCTTTCGAATTAATAGATACTCAACCATGGAGAATTCAAAAACTTAAATTTAATACTAAATATTTAAGAAATGGTTTAAAAACTGGAATGGGACATTGGCCTAAGGATTATCCTGaatcttataaatatattattgaagGGGATGATGCTACAAGTGTTATACCTGTAATCTTTCCAAATGATCCTGATcgtttatttaaaatatgtaaccttctattaaaaatgaacTGGATGATTTCTGCTGTTGTTTATCCTGCTTGTCCATTAAAATATCCACGTTTTAGGGTTACAGCAACATCTGCTTATACGATTGAATATATGAATGAGTTTATTTCGGATATTGTCCGTGCTACAGTTAGGGTTAAACCTTCCCCCCTCGATACGCAACTGAtcatataa